Below is a genomic region from Treponema sp. OMZ 798.
GGCTGATGTCCTTCTCATAGACGATATCCACTTCTTTCAAGGAAAGGTGGAAACTCAAGAAGAGCTTTTTCACACCTTTAATGAGCTCTATGAAAAAAATAAGCAAATTGTCTTTACCTGCGACCGTCCGCCTGCAGAGCTTAAAAACCTTTCACAGCGTTTAAAATCGAGGTTTGAAAGGGGATTAAATGTAGACTTGCAAACACCGGCTTACGAGATACGCTATGCGATTCTTTTAAAGAAAATGGAAAAACACAGCACAAAGATTCCGAATGAAGTTATCGACATGGTTGCAAAAAATATTTCTTCAAATGTCCGTGATTTGGAAGCAGCCTTAACAAAACTCATCGCCTATACCGAGCTTACAAAGAAAACTATGGACGAGGCTACGGCAAAGAATCTTTTAAGGGATATTTTCGGTTCTACTCGTCAAAGGAATGTTACTATCGACCTAATTCAAAAAACGGTAGCCGATTATTTTAGCATTTCGATTTCGGATATTAAAAGCAAAAAACGCACGAAGAGCTTTTCATTCCCGCGTCAAATTGCGATGTTCCTTTGTAGGGAAATGACCGAGTGTTCTACAACCGAACTGGGCAACGAATTCGGAGGCCGGGATCATACGACCATCTTGCACGGCTGTAACAAGATTGAAGAACAAATTGCAGCCGATCCGAGCTTAGAAAAAATCATCCATGATCTTAGAAACACGATAAAAGAAAATACGAATAAATAGCCGGAAACCCAAAATAATTATATTTTTTTGTATTTATACCATGTTTTTATATACTTTTGCAGTATTATGCTTTATAATTATAGTAGAGTATCATATTTAATTGGGATCCGGCGATAGGGCATAAAAATTTGACATTCGGTTTCTGAAAATGGAGAGGTAACAAAATGCGGAAAAAGTTATTTTTACTTGTAGGAATTTTATTTGTTATATTGGCCGGCTGTGATCAGTTTTTGAGAGATATTGAAAAAGATTTTGAATATTGGGCATCTACAATTATCGTTACGGATACGGCAATCCCCTATGCGGGAATAGATAGCGAAGGCTATCCCTGCCTTTCGAGCGAAAACGATAAACTCATAACAATAAAAATAGTAAATGCGTTAAAATATGAATTTAAAATGCCTACGGATCCGGGAGCTCCTGCCGACATAATAACTTTTGGAAGCGGAGTAATCGGCTCAGGTGCCGGTACCCCCCCCCCCCGAGTACAACACGGATTATACCCTTATTCAAAATGGTGCCGGCCAACTT
It encodes:
- the dnaA gene encoding chromosomal replication initiator protein DnaA, translating into MSEWDYKIFWDEAVNQFKEELPLSIFSMWFLPSKYEKSTENSVYLSVPSKFFRDQMVHNYKNSIEKKLFELSGKNLFIDFIIKAKTSEDISKEEDEEAADKKADAEKPSSTEPKKKSLKAEGGRGQHPDLRPEYNFEDFVVGPNNNFGVNAAIAVSTNPGSAYNPFLIYGGVGLGKTHLMQAIGNKIWNTTKLKVIYVTAENFTNEFVECVQKKMMPAFKSKYRKADVLLIDDIHFFQGKVETQEELFHTFNELYEKNKQIVFTCDRPPAELKNLSQRLKSRFERGLNVDLQTPAYEIRYAILLKKMEKHSTKIPNEVIDMVAKNISSNVRDLEAALTKLIAYTELTKKTMDEATAKNLLRDIFGSTRQRNVTIDLIQKTVADYFSISISDIKSKKRTKSFSFPRQIAMFLCREMTECSTTELGNEFGGRDHTTILHGCNKIEEQIAADPSLEKIIHDLRNTIKENTNK